A window from Dysidea avara chromosome 2, odDysAvar1.4, whole genome shotgun sequence encodes these proteins:
- the LOC136243377 gene encoding uncharacterized protein, with the protein MYLWKLLVLAILSGQLVTTVVGQESSTAGTQVITAACINAQTRLFQSERCGNAVLEISLVVSGLSTMVDEQSLSSVCTRNCINLATAVLNQCVEEDQRPRDMLIYDLACSHGGGATRCLNFLRSDEYQMLLSSFRDAGACNSVDTSSQCSEECGYVIGNFTDMAGCCARGLMEYSFLTEELQTAPTGDMGIFSLCDVEGPGLCTVGISETSGAITTKSIGIIGLLLAAVSSIGIIV; encoded by the exons ATGTATCTGTGGAAACTTCTGGTGCTTGCAATTCTCTCTGGACAGCTGGTTACCACAGTTGTAGGACAGGAGAGTTCGACTGCAGGGACACAAGTCATCACAGCAGCATGCATCAATGCTCAAACAAGACTATTCCAGTCAGAGAGATGTGGTAATGCTGTATTGGAAATCTCCTTGGTAGTGAGTGGTTTAAGTACAATGGTTGATGAACAATCCCTGTCATCTGTTTGTACCAGAAATTGCATAAATCTTGCTACTGCAGTTTTGAACCAATGTGTTGAAGAA GATCAGCGACCACGAGATATGTTAATATATGATTTAGCCTGTTCTCATGGTGGAGGTGCAACACGTTGTTTAAATTTCCTACGCTCTGATGAATATCAAATGCTTCTCAGTTCATTT cGTGATGCAGGAGCTTGCAACTCTGTGGATACATCTTCCCAGTGTTCAGAGGAGTGTGGCTAT GTTATTGGTAACTTCACTGACATGGCTGGATGCTGTGCACGTGGTTTAATGGAATACAGCTT CTTGACTGAAGAACTGCAGACTGCACCCACTGGTGACATGGGTATATTTTCACTGTGTGATGTAGAAGGCCCAGGATTATGTACTGTTggg ATCAGTGAAACTTCTGGAGCTATTACTACCAAGTCAATTGGGATAATTGGTTTGTTGCTTGCTGCAGTTTCTTCCATTGGAATCATTGTCTAG
- the LOC136247836 gene encoding uncharacterized protein encodes MIDNQLKFHDHTTTVAKKANRLLAVIHKTFQNFDHATFINLYKSYIRPVLEYGNVIWGPQYILDQEQIEKIQRRATKLVQDLQNCTYNDRLTALNLPSLKYRRLRGDMIMFYQLLHSHFSLDTSDLFTTATSSTTRGHNYKLFKPQATSRVGNRYFKVFDVRLLTGVRQYLNFIREYMISSNDFDVV; translated from the exons ATGATTGACAATCAGTTAAAGTTTCACGATCATACCACCACAGTTGCCAAGAAAGCTAACAGACTACTAGCAGTTATTCACAAGACATTTCAGAATTTCGACCATGCTACATTCATCAACTTGTATAAATCATATATCCGCCCAGTGTTAGAGTATGGTAACGTCATCTGGGGACCACAATACATTCTAGATCAAGAACAAATAGAGAAGATACAGAGAAGAGCCACTAAATTGGTCCAGGATCTTCAAAACTGCACATATAATGATCGCCTCACTGCTCTAAACTTGCCATCACTTAAATACCGCAGACTGCGCGGAGATATGATAATGTTCTATCAGCTATTACACAGCCATTTCAGTCTAGATACATCAGATTTGTTTACTACTGCAACTTCATCAACAACTAggggtcacaattacaagttatttaaacctcaagcaacatcaaga gttggaaatcgctactttaaagtatttgatgtaagattactgaccggtgtccgacaatacttgaattttaTCCGAGAATATATGATTTCGAGCAAcgactttgatgtggtctag